A window of the Isosphaera pallida ATCC 43644 genome harbors these coding sequences:
- a CDS encoding WD40 repeat domain-containing serine/threonine protein kinase — protein MTAERQATNPPPPGLEALTTPREEFPGSNADQPPAISDPTPSFAAEEEEDLLGDAVERYLERIEAGAAPPLEEFLRDYPPELADDLRAALEGLRLVHGLAGSASSRLTKRPDHLEPGREIAGYRILGELGQGGMGVVFEALHLGLERPVALKVLRAGPGARGRDRRRFLNEARVAAGLHHTHIVPVFDVGESHGLCYYAMQRIEGVGLDRVLRRRRLIQAERPTHPLSTRPGPPTHLPAETSQTQAPSGSRPGGPDRSTDGPESDFELDLDLPSPVATPTGPIFQPPEGSEYDRWVARVGLQAAQALDYAHQRGVIHRDIKPSNLLIDARGMVWVADFGLARRLSDPGLTHSGGVVGTPKYMSPEQAESKPLDGRTDIYSLGATLYELATLKPPFETTDLNELIRSIVGVEPTAPRVHQPRIARDLETIILKAMAKRPEDRYRTAGELAEDLERFLNHEPVKARRISPVGRLWRFARRNPAMSSVTLAAAAVITAVVTVAYLQVAADRDRAVLAQAELNREVLQRILGEASLIESSTTPDRRNRGLALILEARDRLEELTASPGPSTPITLINRTKNGLPLTAVSPDLADLPLRLRDRAVGFLASRGVAHEGTLDAGRVLSLLFPDPNHLLSQSRDGSELTVWNVTTRQDIQRHNLVAARDLLPSGTRRPSPLFGSGLALSPLGPLGPASGGRGVVAFNPKTGHPTAPWLVDREFIYVITSIPGHRAVTIDRPVATQVGESRSFLIQLWNLDEFLPRDSTSAPSDSPPNDSPSNVVQSETNGGRSHPPLSASETFATSTAFVPQPLASWDLLVNVGNDLVPQLLDLSTDGRLLGFALFGGDEIRLVSGEDGSPLGEFVVASPVTWLAVANDALVAVATRETVQIWQAETGSPRAILETRLAPLRSLQFSPTDEFLAVTGSTTPGVELWDPRSGQLVARLETDQLPERLAFSPDGRRLAVADASGQVRIWSIQAPIGLKRALELPTPANTLDFNTAGRLTAAAPRPSLDQANPGNAADSSGNANSTVEGIGFNGGVWLLDPAVSSPSSATASPYKPSHQPFRLLTSSGLTSPDSSVIPIPSPQVQARFLHDDTLIAVDSRGIWLWSSDHLRTPAPSPTLDPMDEEESWLDPESETQSDPPSDPVGHTGVLFLPAPGEEEVNRRTVGRGRGGGPRLALSPQRTALTFFTRNRWWRGRADAVAAILSKPRSQSNVSSASWPFQPLIPPPNEFPREPITALTINDAGDEIDSLDASNRLTRWKVDDAGRLRVVERIELPDRGVCLDITPDHRTLAVGLRSGSVALLRLPDPNTTSNASSQGSSLIMLAPPADDPAQPITALRWSGDGRLLAVGSRDQVRLWINDSHNHPPQPWIRLPAGRGSVGALTFCPRGVTLAIATGDANVAFWDLEHLRVELNRLRLD, from the coding sequence ATGACCGCCGAGCGCCAAGCAACGAACCCGCCCCCGCCGGGTCTTGAGGCGCTGACCACGCCACGGGAGGAGTTCCCAGGGTCCAACGCCGATCAGCCCCCCGCTATCTCCGATCCCACCCCCTCGTTCGCCGCCGAAGAGGAGGAGGATCTGCTGGGCGACGCGGTGGAACGGTACCTCGAACGGATCGAGGCGGGCGCAGCTCCCCCCCTGGAGGAGTTCCTCCGCGACTATCCCCCCGAACTGGCCGACGACCTCCGGGCCGCCCTGGAAGGATTGCGGTTGGTTCACGGCCTGGCCGGCAGCGCCTCGTCGCGCTTGACCAAACGACCCGACCACCTGGAACCCGGACGCGAAATCGCGGGCTACCGCATCCTCGGCGAACTGGGACAAGGCGGCATGGGGGTGGTCTTCGAGGCGCTTCACCTGGGATTGGAGCGCCCCGTCGCCCTCAAGGTACTCCGCGCTGGCCCCGGCGCTCGGGGACGCGATCGCCGCCGCTTCCTCAACGAAGCCCGGGTCGCCGCCGGACTGCACCACACCCATATCGTGCCGGTCTTCGACGTGGGCGAGTCGCACGGCTTATGCTACTACGCCATGCAACGCATCGAGGGAGTCGGGCTCGATCGGGTGCTGAGGCGTCGGCGTTTAATCCAGGCCGAGCGGCCCACCCACCCGCTCTCGACTCGTCCCGGCCCTCCCACCCATCTACCAGCAGAGACGAGCCAGACTCAAGCCCCTTCCGGTTCCCGACCAGGCGGCCCGGACCGCTCGACCGACGGCCCGGAGTCCGACTTCGAGCTCGACCTGGACCTTCCCTCGCCGGTCGCCACCCCCACCGGCCCCATCTTCCAACCGCCCGAGGGTTCCGAATACGACCGCTGGGTGGCCCGGGTCGGCCTGCAAGCTGCCCAGGCGCTGGATTACGCCCATCAACGTGGGGTGATTCATCGGGACATCAAACCCTCCAACCTGCTGATCGACGCGCGTGGGATGGTATGGGTGGCCGACTTCGGCCTGGCTCGTCGTCTGAGCGACCCCGGTTTGACTCATTCGGGAGGCGTCGTAGGCACACCCAAGTACATGAGTCCCGAACAAGCCGAATCCAAACCGCTCGACGGCCGAACCGATATTTATAGCCTGGGAGCGACCCTCTACGAACTGGCCACCCTGAAACCACCCTTTGAAACCACCGACCTCAACGAGCTGATTCGCTCGATCGTGGGGGTCGAGCCCACCGCCCCCCGGGTCCACCAGCCGCGGATTGCCCGCGACCTGGAGACGATCATTCTCAAGGCCATGGCCAAACGTCCCGAGGATCGCTACCGCACCGCCGGCGAGTTGGCTGAGGATCTCGAACGATTCCTCAACCATGAGCCGGTCAAAGCCCGGCGGATCAGTCCGGTGGGCCGTCTATGGCGGTTCGCCCGCCGCAACCCAGCCATGTCCAGCGTGACTCTGGCTGCCGCGGCGGTAATCACGGCGGTGGTCACTGTCGCCTACCTCCAGGTCGCCGCCGACCGCGACCGGGCCGTGCTCGCTCAAGCCGAACTGAACCGCGAGGTCCTCCAGCGCATCCTGGGCGAAGCGAGCCTCATCGAAAGCTCCACCACCCCCGACCGGCGCAACCGCGGTCTAGCCCTCATCCTCGAAGCCCGCGACCGTCTGGAGGAACTCACCGCCTCCCCCGGTCCCTCCACCCCCATCACCCTCATCAACCGTACCAAAAACGGCCTCCCCCTCACGGCCGTGTCCCCCGACCTGGCCGACCTGCCTTTGAGACTCCGCGACCGCGCAGTGGGATTCCTCGCCTCCCGCGGTGTCGCCCACGAGGGAACCCTCGACGCCGGCCGGGTCCTCTCGTTGCTTTTCCCCGACCCCAACCATCTCCTGAGTCAAAGCCGCGATGGTTCGGAACTGACGGTGTGGAACGTCACCACACGCCAGGACATCCAACGACACAACCTTGTCGCCGCCCGCGACCTCCTCCCTTCCGGTACGCGGCGCCCCTCGCCTTTATTCGGAAGCGGACTGGCGTTGAGTCCGTTGGGTCCGCTGGGTCCAGCTAGCGGCGGACGCGGCGTGGTGGCCTTCAACCCCAAAACCGGACACCCCACGGCTCCCTGGCTTGTGGACCGCGAATTCATTTATGTAATCACGTCGATTCCAGGCCACCGCGCGGTCACCATCGACCGTCCAGTGGCCACCCAAGTTGGCGAGAGTCGTTCTTTCCTCATCCAACTCTGGAACCTCGACGAGTTCCTCCCGCGCGATTCCACGTCGGCCCCCTCCGACTCACCTCCCAATGACTCACCCTCCAATGTCGTCCAGTCCGAAACCAACGGCGGAAGGTCTCACCCCCCCTTGTCGGCATCCGAAACCTTCGCAACCTCCACCGCCTTCGTCCCACAACCTCTCGCCTCCTGGGATCTGCTGGTCAACGTGGGCAACGATCTGGTTCCGCAACTGCTCGACCTCTCAACCGACGGTCGCCTCTTGGGTTTCGCCCTCTTTGGCGGCGACGAGATTCGCTTGGTGTCCGGCGAGGACGGCTCGCCCTTGGGCGAATTTGTCGTCGCTTCGCCGGTGACTTGGCTAGCCGTGGCCAACGACGCCCTAGTGGCGGTTGCCACGCGGGAAACTGTGCAAATCTGGCAGGCCGAAACCGGTTCCCCCCGCGCGATTCTGGAAACCCGTTTGGCTCCCCTTCGTTCGCTCCAGTTCAGTCCGACCGACGAATTTCTGGCGGTGACCGGCTCGACGACTCCGGGAGTCGAGCTTTGGGATCCTCGAAGCGGGCAACTCGTGGCGCGACTGGAGACCGACCAGCTCCCCGAACGTCTCGCCTTCTCTCCCGATGGACGCCGCCTGGCAGTGGCCGACGCCTCGGGACAGGTGCGAATCTGGTCGATCCAAGCCCCTATTGGCCTAAAACGCGCACTGGAACTCCCCACCCCAGCCAACACCTTGGACTTCAACACCGCAGGACGTCTGACCGCCGCCGCTCCTCGCCCCAGCCTGGATCAAGCCAACCCCGGCAACGCCGCCGACTCCAGCGGCAACGCCAACTCGACCGTCGAAGGCATTGGGTTCAATGGCGGGGTCTGGTTGCTGGATCCCGCCGTCTCCTCCCCCTCCTCCGCCACCGCGTCCCCCTACAAACCCTCCCATCAGCCCTTCCGACTGCTCACCTCCAGCGGCTTGACCTCGCCTGACTCCAGCGTCATTCCGATCCCTTCGCCTCAGGTTCAGGCGCGTTTCCTCCACGACGACACCCTGATTGCCGTCGATAGTCGAGGGATCTGGTTATGGAGTTCGGATCATCTTCGCACCCCGGCCCCCAGTCCAACGCTTGACCCGATGGACGAGGAGGAGTCGTGGCTCGATCCTGAATCGGAAACGCAATCGGACCCGCCGAGCGATCCAGTCGGCCACACGGGTGTCCTCTTCCTCCCAGCTCCCGGCGAGGAGGAGGTCAACCGTCGAACAGTGGGACGCGGACGCGGCGGCGGGCCCCGTCTGGCCCTCTCGCCCCAACGCACCGCGCTTACGTTCTTCACCCGCAACCGTTGGTGGCGGGGACGAGCTGACGCAGTCGCCGCCATCCTTTCCAAACCGCGCTCCCAGTCCAACGTCTCCTCGGCCTCCTGGCCCTTTCAACCTCTGATCCCCCCTCCCAACGAGTTCCCCCGCGAGCCGATCACCGCCCTGACGATCAACGACGCCGGCGACGAAATCGACAGCCTCGACGCCTCCAACCGCTTGACCCGCTGGAAGGTGGACGACGCCGGACGCCTCCGCGTCGTGGAACGCATCGAGCTGCCCGATCGCGGCGTCTGCCTCGATATCACCCCCGACCATCGCACCTTGGCCGTCGGCTTGCGTTCCGGGTCGGTCGCGTTGCTTCGCCTCCCCGACCCCAACACCACGTCAAACGCCTCGTCCCAGGGCAGCTCGCTCATCATGCTGGCCCCTCCCGCCGACGACCCCGCCCAACCCATCACGGCCCTCCGCTGGAGCGGCGACGGCCGCCTTCTCGCCGTCGGCAGCCGCGACCAGGTCCGGCTCTGGATCAACGACTCCCACAACCACCCACCTCAACCCTGGATCCGTCTGCCCGCCGGTCGGGGATCGGTCGGTGCCTTGACTTTTTGTCCCCGAGGCGTCACCCTGGCCATCGCTACCGGCGACGCCAACGTCGCCTTCTGGGATCTCGAACACCTCCGCGTCGAGTTGAACCGGTTGCGGCTTGATTGA
- a CDS encoding sigma-70 family RNA polymerase sigma factor: MNPAVPPVELIARAKEGQAEALGDLCALYRNYLRMVVRSGLGAKLREKVELSDVVQEALVEVVRQFPQFTGTNEAALVGWMRRLVGQKLADLGRYHNRVKRAGGIAPLPLDVPVTPGGEGGDSAVGGGPARLLDMLALSQTSPSEAASNRELTVLLADALAQLPSNEADVLWLYHVEGLSFEAIGERLGISRKVARGIWARGLKTVKRQLEGPPGGSLKAEGFSP, translated from the coding sequence ATGAATCCCGCTGTTCCGCCCGTTGAATTGATCGCACGCGCCAAAGAGGGCCAGGCCGAGGCACTAGGGGATCTTTGCGCGCTGTACCGCAACTACCTGCGGATGGTAGTCCGCTCGGGCCTTGGGGCCAAACTCCGCGAGAAGGTCGAGCTCTCCGACGTGGTTCAAGAAGCATTGGTGGAGGTGGTGCGGCAGTTTCCCCAGTTCACCGGGACCAACGAGGCCGCGCTGGTGGGCTGGATGAGGCGTCTTGTGGGACAAAAGCTGGCCGACCTAGGCCGCTACCACAACCGAGTCAAACGAGCCGGCGGAATCGCCCCCTTACCCTTGGACGTGCCTGTGACCCCCGGCGGGGAAGGAGGCGATTCCGCGGTTGGCGGGGGTCCCGCGCGGCTCTTGGACATGCTAGCTCTCAGCCAGACCAGTCCCAGTGAGGCGGCCAGCAACCGCGAATTGACCGTGTTACTGGCCGACGCCCTGGCCCAACTTCCCAGCAACGAAGCCGACGTTCTCTGGCTCTACCATGTCGAAGGATTGTCGTTCGAGGCCATCGGCGAACGTCTGGGGATAAGCCGAAAGGTGGCCCGAGGCATTTGGGCGCGGGGGCTGAAAACGGTTAAACGACAACTCGAGGGGCCACCTGGCGGATCTCTCAAAGCGGAGGGCTTCTCCCCATGA